The following coding sequences are from one Streptomyces sp. V3I7 window:
- the argJ gene encoding bifunctional glutamate N-acetyltransferase/amino-acid acetyltransferase ArgJ yields MSVTAAKGFTAAGIAAGIKENGNPDLALVVNTGPRRAAAGVFTSNRVKAAPVLWSEQVLKSGQLSAVVLNSGGANACTGPQGFQDTHATAEKAADVLGVGAAEVAVCSTGLIGVTLPMGKLLPGIDTAAAQLSEHGGEKAAIAIKTTDTVHKTSVVTKDGWVVGGMAKGAGMLAPGLATMLVVVTTDADADSAVLDKALRDATRVTFDRVDSDGCMSTNDTVLLLASGASGITPDYEEFAAAVRAVCEDLGQQLIRDAEGASKDIRVEVVGAATEEDAVEVGRSIARNNLLKCAIHGEDPNWGRVLSAIGTTKATFEPDRLNVAINGVWVCRNGGVGDDRDLVDMRYREVHIVADLAAGHQTATIWTNDLTADYVHENSAYSS; encoded by the coding sequence GTGAGCGTCACGGCAGCCAAGGGATTCACGGCCGCGGGCATCGCCGCCGGGATCAAGGAGAACGGCAACCCGGACCTGGCCCTCGTGGTCAACACCGGGCCCCGCCGCGCCGCCGCGGGCGTCTTCACCTCCAACCGTGTGAAGGCCGCGCCCGTCCTGTGGTCCGAGCAGGTGCTGAAGAGCGGCCAGTTGTCGGCGGTGGTGCTCAACTCCGGTGGTGCCAATGCCTGTACGGGGCCCCAGGGTTTCCAGGACACCCACGCCACCGCCGAGAAGGCCGCCGACGTGCTCGGTGTGGGCGCCGCCGAGGTCGCCGTCTGCTCGACCGGCCTCATCGGCGTCACGCTGCCCATGGGCAAGCTGCTCCCCGGGATCGACACGGCTGCCGCCCAACTCTCCGAGCACGGCGGCGAGAAGGCCGCCATCGCCATCAAGACCACCGACACCGTCCACAAGACGTCCGTCGTCACCAAGGACGGCTGGGTCGTCGGCGGCATGGCCAAGGGCGCGGGCATGCTCGCCCCCGGCCTCGCCACCATGCTCGTCGTCGTCACCACCGACGCCGACGCCGACAGCGCCGTCCTGGACAAGGCGCTGCGCGACGCCACCCGCGTCACCTTCGACCGCGTCGACTCCGACGGCTGCATGTCCACCAACGACACCGTGCTGCTGCTCGCCTCGGGCGCGTCCGGAATCACCCCGGACTACGAGGAGTTCGCCGCCGCCGTCCGTGCCGTCTGCGAGGACCTCGGCCAGCAGCTCATCCGGGACGCCGAGGGCGCCAGCAAGGACATCAGGGTCGAGGTGGTGGGCGCCGCGACCGAGGAGGACGCCGTCGAGGTGGGCCGCTCCATCGCCCGCAACAACCTCCTCAAGTGCGCCATCCACGGCGAGGATCCCAACTGGGGCCGTGTCCTGTCCGCGATCGGGACGACGAAGGCCACCTTCGAGCCGGACCGGCTCAACGTCGCGATCAACGGCGTCTGGGTGTGCAGGAACGGCGGCGTCGGCGACGACCGCGACCTCGTCGACATGCGCTACCGCGAGGTCCACATCGTCGCCGACCTCGCCGCCGGCCATCAGACGGCGACGATCTGGACCAACGACCTCACCGCCGACTACGTCCACGAGAACAGCGCCTACTCCTCATGA
- a CDS encoding 3-hydroxybutyryl-CoA dehydrogenase, giving the protein MTDIERVGVVGCGQMGAGIAEVCARAGLDVMVAETTGEALEIGRTRLYNSLAKAAERGKITEEERDDAQARLTFTTDLGEFADRDLVIEAVVESEGVKTEIFQVLDQVVTRPDAILASNTSSIPLVKLAVATSRPDHVVGIHFFNPAPVQQLVELIPALTTSEGTLSRAQIFAEKLLGKHAIRAQDRSGFVVNALLVPYLLSAIRMFESGIAGREDIDNGMEMGCAHPMGPLKLADLIGLDTIASIANSMYEEYKEPLYAAPPLLQRMVDAGRLGRKTGSGFYTYA; this is encoded by the coding sequence GTGACCGACATCGAGCGCGTCGGAGTCGTGGGCTGCGGCCAGATGGGAGCGGGCATCGCCGAGGTGTGCGCCCGCGCCGGTCTGGACGTGATGGTAGCCGAGACCACCGGCGAGGCCCTGGAGATCGGCCGTACGCGGCTGTACAACTCCCTGGCCAAGGCTGCCGAGCGCGGCAAGATCACGGAGGAGGAGCGGGACGACGCGCAGGCGCGGCTCACCTTCACCACCGACCTCGGCGAGTTCGCGGACCGTGACCTGGTGATCGAGGCCGTGGTCGAGAGCGAGGGCGTGAAGACGGAGATCTTCCAGGTCCTCGACCAGGTGGTGACCCGGCCGGACGCGATCCTGGCCTCCAACACCTCCTCCATCCCGCTGGTGAAGCTCGCGGTCGCCACCTCGCGCCCGGACCACGTCGTCGGCATCCACTTCTTCAACCCGGCCCCCGTGCAGCAGCTGGTCGAGCTGATCCCGGCGCTCACCACGTCCGAGGGCACGCTCAGCCGCGCCCAGATCTTCGCCGAGAAGCTCCTCGGCAAGCACGCCATCCGCGCCCAGGACCGCTCCGGCTTCGTGGTCAACGCGCTGCTGGTGCCCTACCTGCTGTCGGCGATCCGCATGTTCGAGTCGGGCATCGCGGGCCGCGAGGACATCGACAACGGCATGGAGATGGGCTGCGCCCACCCCATGGGCCCCCTGAAGCTCGCCGACCTCATCGGCCTGGACACCATCGCCTCCATCGCCAACTCGATGTACGAGGAGTACAAGGAGCCCCTGTACGCCGCCCCGCCGCTGCTCCAGCGCATGGTCGACGCGGGCCGGCTCGGCCGCAAGACGGGGTCGGGGTTCTACACGTACGCCTGA
- the argB gene encoding acetylglutamate kinase, which translates to MSTRKHTALPKAQTLIEALPWLTRHHGKTVVIKFGGNAMVDEELKAAFAQDVVFLRHAGLRPVVVHGGGPQISAALDRHGIVSEFRAGLRVTTEDAMDVVRMVLAGQVQRELVGLLNQHGPFAVGLTGEDAHTITATRHRPRIDGELIDIGRVGEITAIDTGAIEALLADGRIPVVSSIARSEDDGHVYNVNADTAAAALAAALGAETLMVLTDVEGLYEDWPHSDEVISRLTASELEKLLPELSAGMVPKMEGCLHAVRGGVTTARVIDGRVQHSILLEIFTDEGIGTMVVPDEKPGEKSDEKPGEKSDEKPGEKQDQLPGEQGES; encoded by the coding sequence ATGAGCACCCGCAAGCACACCGCGCTGCCCAAGGCGCAGACCCTCATCGAGGCGCTGCCCTGGCTGACCCGGCACCACGGCAAGACGGTCGTCATCAAGTTCGGCGGAAACGCCATGGTGGACGAGGAGTTGAAGGCCGCCTTCGCCCAGGACGTCGTCTTCCTGCGGCACGCCGGCCTGAGGCCGGTCGTCGTGCACGGCGGCGGCCCGCAGATCAGCGCCGCCCTCGACCGGCACGGCATCGTCAGCGAGTTCCGGGCGGGCCTGAGGGTCACCACCGAGGACGCCATGGACGTCGTCCGCATGGTGCTGGCCGGGCAGGTGCAGCGCGAGCTGGTCGGACTGCTCAACCAGCACGGCCCGTTCGCCGTCGGCCTCACCGGTGAGGACGCCCACACCATCACGGCCACCCGCCATCGACCGCGTATCGACGGGGAGTTGATCGACATCGGCCGGGTCGGCGAGATCACCGCGATCGACACGGGGGCGATCGAGGCCCTGCTCGCCGACGGCCGTATCCCGGTCGTCTCGTCGATCGCCCGGAGCGAGGACGACGGACATGTCTACAACGTCAATGCTGATACGGCGGCTGCGGCACTCGCTGCTGCGCTGGGGGCCGAGACCCTCATGGTCCTCACGGATGTCGAGGGCCTCTACGAGGACTGGCCGCACAGCGACGAGGTGATCAGCCGCCTCACCGCCTCCGAACTGGAGAAGCTGCTGCCGGAGTTGTCCGCCGGCATGGTGCCCAAGATGGAGGGCTGCCTGCACGCCGTACGCGGCGGGGTCACGACCGCCCGCGTCATCGACGGCCGGGTCCAGCACTCGATCCTGCTGGAGATCTTCACCGACGAGGGCATCGGCACGATGGTCGTGCCCGACGAGAAGCCCGGCGAGAAGTCTGACGAGAAGCCCGGCGAGAAGTCTGACGAGAAGCCCGGCGAGAAGCAGGACCAACTGCCTGGCGAACAGGGGGAGTCGTGA
- a CDS encoding NUDIX hydrolase, which yields MQWTKQSEQTVYENRWFSVNLADVELPDGRHLDHFLIRLRPVAVATVVNDANEVLLLWRHRFITDSWGWELAAGVVEDGEDIATAAARELEEETGWRPGPLHHLMSVEPSNGLTDARHHIYWAEEGEYLGHPVDDFESDRREWVPLKLVPDMIARGEVPAANMAAALLMLHHLRLAEG from the coding sequence GTGCAGTGGACGAAACAGAGCGAACAAACTGTGTATGAAAACCGCTGGTTCAGCGTCAACCTGGCAGACGTCGAGCTGCCGGACGGCCGGCACCTCGACCACTTCCTCATCCGGCTGCGGCCCGTCGCCGTCGCCACGGTGGTCAACGACGCCAACGAGGTCCTCCTCCTGTGGCGCCACCGCTTCATCACGGACAGCTGGGGCTGGGAACTGGCCGCGGGCGTCGTCGAGGACGGCGAGGACATCGCCACCGCGGCCGCCAGGGAACTGGAGGAGGAGACCGGGTGGCGACCGGGCCCCCTGCACCACCTCATGAGCGTGGAGCCGTCCAACGGCCTCACCGACGCCCGGCACCACATCTACTGGGCCGAGGAGGGCGAGTACCTGGGTCACCCCGTGGACGACTTCGAGTCGGACCGCCGGGAGTGGGTCCCGCTCAAGCTGGTCCCCGACATGATCGCCAGGGGGGAGGTCCCGGCCGCCAACATGGCGGCCGCACTCCTCATGCTGCATCACCTCAGGCTCGCCGAGGGCTAG
- a CDS encoding carboxymuconolactone decarboxylase family protein, with the protein MSESTTREERFTHGLDVLKRVDGEAGQRVVDSLDDVSPELGHQIVAWAFGEMYDRPGLAPRDRQLVTLGILTALGGCELELDVHVNAALNVGLTPEQIVEALLHSAVYAGVPRALNATLAAKKVFAERGLLPLGETSAAAPAGQEA; encoded by the coding sequence ATGAGCGAGAGCACCACGCGCGAAGAGCGGTTCACCCACGGCCTGGACGTCCTGAAGCGGGTCGACGGCGAGGCGGGGCAGCGGGTCGTCGACTCGCTCGACGACGTCAGCCCCGAACTCGGCCACCAGATCGTCGCCTGGGCCTTCGGCGAGATGTACGACCGCCCCGGCCTCGCCCCGCGCGACCGCCAGCTGGTGACCCTGGGCATACTCACCGCCCTGGGCGGCTGCGAGCTGGAGCTCGACGTGCACGTCAACGCGGCGCTGAACGTCGGTCTCACCCCGGAGCAGATCGTGGAGGCGCTGCTGCACTCCGCCGTCTACGCCGGTGTCCCGAGGGCGCTGAACGCGACCCTGGCGGCGAAGAAGGTCTTCGCCGAGCGCGGGCTGCTGCCGCTGGGCGAGACGTCGGCGGCCGCACCCGCGGGGCAGGAGGCATGA
- a CDS encoding histidine phosphatase family protein, whose protein sequence is MHLRVTFVAAARSSTPLAERFEDDRPLDQAGWAEVERVAADLLPLAAAELRYCSPTPRSRTTGDALGYAPLVQLALRDCDMGRWRGLTLGEAMAREPQAVDAWLADPSSTPHGGESLLSFIYRVGGWLDTRPVADGGHIVAVAEPAVIRAALVYVLKAPPATYWNIDVRPLSTINVTGWAGRWNLRLDGGAPAQSLRA, encoded by the coding sequence ATGCACCTTCGGGTCACGTTCGTCGCCGCGGCGCGCAGCTCCACGCCGCTCGCGGAGCGCTTCGAGGACGACCGGCCGCTGGACCAGGCGGGCTGGGCCGAGGTGGAGCGCGTCGCGGCGGATCTGCTGCCGCTGGCCGCGGCCGAGCTGCGCTACTGCTCGCCGACGCCGCGCAGCCGAACGACCGGCGACGCCCTGGGGTACGCCCCGCTGGTCCAACTGGCGCTGCGCGACTGCGACATGGGCCGCTGGCGTGGGCTGACGCTCGGCGAGGCGATGGCCCGTGAGCCGCAGGCGGTGGACGCCTGGCTCGCCGACCCGAGCTCCACCCCGCACGGCGGTGAGTCGCTGCTGTCCTTCATCTACCGGGTCGGGGGCTGGCTCGACACCCGCCCCGTCGCCGACGGCGGCCACATCGTCGCCGTCGCCGAGCCCGCCGTGATCCGCGCCGCCCTGGTGTACGTCCTGAAGGCGCCGCCCGCGACGTACTGGAACATCGACGTACGCCCGCTGTCCACGATCAATGTCACGGGCTGGGCGGGGCGCTGGAACCTGCGCCTCGACGGCGGCGCGCCGGCTCAGTCGCTGCGGGCGTAG
- the argC gene encoding N-acetyl-gamma-glutamyl-phosphate reductase, with the protein MTLRAAVAGASGYAGGELLRLLLAHPEVEIGALTGNSNAGQRLGALQPHLLPLAERVLEETTAETLAGHDVVFLALPHGQSAAVAERLGPDVLVVDMGADFRLEDASAWERFYGSAHAGTWPYGLPELPGRRAALEGSKRIAVPGCYPTAVSLALFPAYAAGLAETEAVVVAASGTSGAGKAPKPHLLGSEVMGSMSPYGVGGAHRHTPEMIQNLSAVAGERVTVSFTPTLAPMPRGILATCSAKARPGVTAETVRAAYDKALADEPFVHLLPEGQWPATASVHGSNAVQVQVAYDADAGRVIAISAIDNLTKGTAGGALQSMNIALGLDETTGLSTIGVAP; encoded by the coding sequence ATGACACTACGTGCGGCGGTGGCCGGAGCGAGCGGGTACGCGGGCGGAGAGCTCCTGCGGCTGCTCCTCGCGCACCCCGAGGTCGAGATCGGAGCCCTGACCGGCAACTCCAACGCCGGTCAGCGGCTCGGTGCGCTCCAGCCGCACCTGCTGCCGCTCGCCGAGCGGGTGCTGGAGGAGACCACCGCCGAGACCCTCGCCGGGCACGACGTCGTCTTCCTCGCGCTGCCGCACGGGCAGTCCGCCGCCGTTGCCGAGCGGCTCGGGCCGGACGTGCTCGTCGTCGACATGGGGGCCGACTTCCGGCTTGAGGACGCGAGTGCGTGGGAACGGTTCTACGGCTCCGCCCACGCCGGGACCTGGCCCTACGGCCTGCCGGAACTTCCGGGTCGCCGCGCCGCGCTGGAGGGGTCCAAGCGCATCGCGGTGCCCGGTTGCTACCCGACCGCCGTCTCCCTCGCACTGTTCCCGGCGTACGCCGCGGGGCTCGCCGAGACCGAGGCCGTGGTCGTCGCCGCGTCCGGCACCTCCGGCGCGGGCAAGGCGCCCAAGCCGCACCTGCTGGGCAGCGAGGTCATGGGCTCGATGTCGCCGTACGGCGTCGGGGGAGCGCACCGGCACACGCCCGAGATGATCCAGAACCTCAGCGCGGTCGCCGGGGAACGGGTCACCGTCTCCTTCACACCGACCCTCGCGCCGATGCCCCGCGGCATCCTCGCCACGTGCAGCGCGAAGGCGAGGCCCGGCGTCACCGCCGAGACCGTGCGCGCCGCCTACGACAAGGCCCTCGCCGACGAGCCCTTCGTCCACCTCCTCCCGGAGGGGCAGTGGCCCGCGACCGCGTCCGTGCACGGCTCCAACGCCGTCCAGGTACAGGTCGCGTACGACGCCGACGCGGGCCGTGTCATCGCGATCAGCGCCATCGACAACCTGACCAAGGGCACCGCGGGCGGCGCCCTCCAGAGCATGAACATCGCCCTCGGGCTCGACGAGACCACCGGACTTTCCACGATCGGAGTCGCACCGTGA
- a CDS encoding transcriptional regulator — MEPNTLLDAILDEAGVSHAGLAAHVNQAGRARGLALRYEHTAVARWLKGQRPRGQVPDLICEVLAGRLQRPVTLDDIGLGVPGEPSAPNGTSLSGFVERATALWRSDEQQRPHVLGAPAVTGTPAVMPVWEWENPPEDVDVSRGGHHYVTPADLDTLRAARTHYEQMYRKTGGVATRTRIVGFLNSEAAPLLRGSYTDATGRQLHRATGGLVAIVGICAYDSDAHGLAQRYFHQALRLAKASADRGLGAYVIALLVNQALFLREFRQAVAFAEAALRTAGKHITPALASDLYAMQAKAYAHLGDGTSALSCIRRAETAADRIRRGYEPDETGYVQPGLVNVQVAEALLSLGDLTAAREHAAEAVDNPAHDRGRVHRLAMLSTIELRQGNADNAAATAVQMAEQARGMESQRLRDRLRAVREHLVRSGCAGTAEAAELIDGALRVPL, encoded by the coding sequence ATGGAGCCCAACACTCTGCTCGACGCGATCCTCGACGAGGCCGGGGTCTCGCACGCCGGTCTCGCCGCCCACGTCAACCAGGCGGGGCGGGCGCGGGGTCTCGCGCTGCGGTACGAACACACCGCCGTGGCACGCTGGTTGAAGGGCCAGCGGCCGCGCGGCCAGGTACCCGACCTGATCTGCGAGGTGCTCGCCGGCCGGCTGCAACGCCCCGTCACGCTCGACGACATCGGCCTCGGTGTGCCGGGTGAGCCGTCGGCCCCTAACGGCACCTCGCTGTCCGGCTTCGTCGAGCGCGCCACCGCGCTGTGGCGCTCCGACGAACAGCAGCGTCCGCACGTGCTCGGCGCCCCCGCCGTGACCGGCACACCGGCCGTCATGCCCGTATGGGAGTGGGAGAACCCGCCCGAGGACGTCGACGTCTCGCGCGGCGGCCACCACTACGTCACCCCGGCCGACCTCGACACGCTGCGCGCCGCCCGTACCCACTACGAGCAGATGTACCGCAAGACGGGCGGCGTCGCGACGCGCACCCGCATCGTCGGCTTCCTCAACTCGGAGGCGGCCCCGCTGCTGCGCGGCAGCTACACCGACGCGACAGGACGCCAACTGCACCGGGCTACCGGCGGGTTGGTGGCGATCGTCGGCATCTGCGCGTACGACTCCGATGCCCACGGGCTCGCCCAGCGCTACTTCCACCAGGCGCTCAGACTCGCGAAGGCCAGCGCGGACCGGGGACTTGGGGCGTACGTCATCGCGCTGCTCGTCAACCAAGCTTTGTTCCTACGGGAGTTCCGCCAGGCCGTCGCCTTCGCGGAGGCCGCGCTGCGCACCGCGGGCAAGCACATCACCCCGGCCCTCGCCTCGGACCTGTACGCGATGCAGGCCAAGGCGTACGCGCACCTGGGCGACGGTACGAGCGCCCTGTCCTGCATCCGGCGTGCCGAGACGGCCGCCGACCGCATCCGGCGCGGGTACGAACCCGACGAGACCGGTTACGTCCAGCCGGGTCTCGTCAACGTACAGGTGGCCGAGGCGTTGCTCAGTCTCGGTGACCTCACGGCGGCGCGGGAGCATGCCGCGGAGGCCGTGGACAACCCCGCCCACGACCGGGGCCGGGTGCACCGGCTGGCCATGCTCAGCACGATCGAACTGCGCCAGGGCAACGCCGACAACGCGGCGGCCACGGCCGTGCAGATGGCCGAACAGGCCCGCGGAATGGAGTCCCAGCGGCTGCGTGACAGACTCCGCGCGGTGCGCGAACACCTGGTGCGCAGCGGCTGCGCGGGCACCGCCGAGGCCGCCGAACTCATCGACGGGGCACTGCGCGTACCGCTGTAG
- a CDS encoding glycoside hydrolase family 10 protein: MGRVSRRAFATAALSILATVPGAAAAPGAAGRWEDDRAAAAEMRGLWIATVGNRDWPSRAGLSADAQRKELIAHLDRAVRLRLNTVILQVRPTADALWPSSHEPWSQYLAGTQGKAPGWDPLGTAVAEAHARGLQLHAWFNPYRIANHTDLKKLVASHPARKHPDWVVRFGGRLYYNPGLPKVRAFVRDAMLDAVERYPVDAVHFDDYFYPYPVAGQSFDDDAAFDAYGGSFENRAAWRRDNIDQLVRETAARVKKIRPGTQFGISPFGVWRNAGTDARGSDTRAGVETYDDLHADTRKWVREHWIDYIVPQVYWHIGYDLADYAKLVRWWSETAKGSKTRLYVGEALYKAGASGQPAPWQDPAELSRHLTLAAGHPQVRGHVYFAARDAAKDPVKAMARVLADHYRQPVSPPR, from the coding sequence ATGGGAAGAGTGTCGCGTCGGGCCTTCGCGACGGCCGCGCTGTCGATCCTGGCGACCGTGCCGGGAGCCGCGGCGGCGCCGGGAGCGGCGGGGCGGTGGGAGGACGATCGGGCAGCCGCGGCGGAGATGCGGGGCCTGTGGATCGCGACCGTCGGCAACCGGGACTGGCCCTCGCGGGCCGGGCTGAGCGCGGACGCCCAGCGCAAGGAGCTGATCGCCCACCTCGACCGGGCGGTCCGCCTCCGGCTCAACACGGTGATCCTCCAGGTGCGGCCCACCGCCGACGCCCTGTGGCCCTCGTCGCACGAGCCGTGGTCTCAGTACCTCGCCGGCACCCAGGGCAAGGCCCCCGGCTGGGATCCGCTCGGCACCGCGGTCGCGGAGGCGCACGCGCGCGGGCTCCAGCTGCACGCCTGGTTCAACCCCTACCGCATCGCCAACCACACCGACCTCAAGAAACTCGTCGCCTCCCATCCGGCCCGCAAGCACCCGGACTGGGTGGTCCGGTTCGGCGGCCGGCTCTACTACAACCCGGGCCTGCCGAAGGTCCGCGCGTTCGTGCGGGACGCGATGCTCGACGCCGTGGAGCGCTACCCCGTCGACGCCGTCCACTTCGACGACTACTTCTACCCGTACCCGGTCGCCGGCCAGAGCTTCGACGACGACGCCGCGTTCGACGCGTACGGCGGCTCCTTCGAGAACCGGGCGGCCTGGCGGCGCGACAACATCGACCAGTTGGTGCGGGAGACGGCCGCGCGCGTCAAGAAGATCCGCCCCGGCACCCAGTTCGGGATCAGCCCGTTCGGGGTCTGGCGCAACGCCGGCACCGACGCGCGCGGCTCGGACACCCGGGCGGGCGTGGAGACGTACGACGACCTGCACGCGGACACCCGCAAGTGGGTCCGTGAGCACTGGATCGACTACATCGTGCCGCAGGTGTACTGGCACATCGGCTACGACCTCGCCGACTACGCCAAGCTGGTGCGCTGGTGGTCGGAGACGGCCAAGGGCTCCAAGACCAGGCTGTACGTGGGGGAGGCGCTGTACAAGGCGGGCGCGTCGGGACAGCCCGCGCCCTGGCAGGACCCGGCCGAGCTGTCACGGCACCTCACGCTCGCCGCGGGGCACCCGCAGGTGCGCGGGCACGTCTACTTCGCCGCGCGGGACGCGGCGAAGGATCCCGTCAAGGCGATGGCGCGGGTGCTCGCCGACCACTACCGGCAGCCGGTGAGCCCCCCGCGCTGA
- a CDS encoding GtrA family protein codes for MRSARARRISRQALTFAVVGVVNTATYYALYLLLLTWCPYLVAHVLAFGISMTGSFFLNARFTYRVRPTLRKFLLFPLTNAANFLVTTAGVYVVVDVLHAGSRFAPLLASAVAVPVTFVVSRLIMLPGAEGAEDRPQPQVPSA; via the coding sequence ATGCGCAGTGCCCGCGCCCGTCGGATATCCCGGCAGGCCCTCACCTTCGCGGTGGTCGGTGTGGTCAACACGGCCACGTACTACGCCCTCTACCTGCTGCTCCTGACGTGGTGTCCCTACCTCGTCGCGCACGTCCTGGCCTTCGGGATCAGCATGACCGGGTCCTTCTTCCTGAACGCGCGGTTCACCTACCGGGTCCGGCCGACCCTGCGGAAGTTCCTGCTGTTCCCGCTGACCAACGCCGCCAACTTCCTGGTCACCACGGCGGGCGTCTACGTGGTCGTCGACGTGCTGCACGCCGGCAGCCGCTTCGCCCCGCTGCTCGCCTCGGCGGTGGCGGTCCCGGTGACCTTCGTCGTCTCGCGCCTGATCATGCTGCCCGGCGCCGAGGGGGCGGAGGACCGGCCGCAGCCGCAGGTGCCGAGTGCATAG
- a CDS encoding DUF6314 family protein — protein MDALPPTAEEFWPVPDVLAHLAGRWRVTRTVLDLASGEEGRFEGAADFGPLREAGLLYAETGTFTWHGVSRPAERTLRFLPGDRPGTADVRFADGRLFHDLDLASGRHVADHPCAADLYRGEFTVRDADHWRSVWRVGGPAKDLLLTTDYTREGDREGGGYARSD, from the coding sequence ATGGATGCGCTGCCCCCGACGGCCGAGGAGTTCTGGCCCGTTCCCGACGTCCTGGCCCACCTCGCCGGACGCTGGCGTGTGACGCGCACCGTGCTGGACCTGGCGAGCGGCGAGGAGGGCCGGTTCGAGGGCGCCGCCGACTTCGGCCCGCTGCGGGAGGCGGGCCTGCTGTACGCGGAGACGGGGACGTTCACCTGGCACGGCGTCTCCCGGCCCGCCGAGCGCACCCTGCGCTTCCTGCCGGGCGACCGGCCCGGCACCGCGGACGTCCGCTTCGCCGACGGACGTCTCTTCCACGACCTGGACCTGGCCTCGGGACGGCACGTCGCCGACCATCCCTGTGCCGCGGATCTCTACCGGGGCGAGTTCACCGTGCGGGACGCGGACCACTGGCGGAGCGTGTGGCGGGTCGGCGGCCCGGCGAAGGACCTGCTGCTCACGACCGACTACACCCGCGAGGGCGACCGCGAGGGCGGCGGCTACGCCCGCAGCGACTGA
- a CDS encoding MerR family transcriptional regulator: protein MTSGQPLPQDRETTLTIARVAQLTGLSHDTLRYYEKAGLIERVGRSAGNQRRYQAADVAWLEFLLRLRETGMSIADMQRFARLRAAGDVTVADRLELLREHRAELADRIRALRRNASALDDKITHYERLLDGRRPGTDESR from the coding sequence ATGACCAGCGGACAGCCCCTCCCGCAGGACCGGGAGACCACTTTGACCATCGCCCGGGTCGCCCAGCTGACCGGGCTCTCGCACGACACGCTGCGCTACTACGAGAAGGCCGGCCTGATCGAGCGGGTGGGGCGGAGCGCCGGGAACCAGCGGCGCTATCAGGCGGCGGACGTGGCGTGGCTGGAGTTCCTGCTGCGGCTGCGCGAGACGGGGATGTCGATCGCCGACATGCAGCGCTTCGCCCGGCTGCGGGCGGCGGGGGACGTCACGGTCGCCGACCGGCTGGAGCTGCTGCGCGAGCACCGCGCCGAGCTGGCGGACCGGATCCGGGCGCTGCGGCGCAACGCCTCCGCGCTGGACGACAAGATCACCCATTACGAACGGCTGCTGGACGGACGGCGGCCGGGAACGGACGAGTCGAGATGA
- a CDS encoding DUF1918 domain-containing protein codes for MRASVGDHLIQHGRVVGQHDHISEVVEVLGPEGGPPYRVRFPDGHEAVMSPGPDCEVRHVEHQTRDQ; via the coding sequence ATGCGCGCATCCGTGGGCGACCATCTGATTCAGCACGGGAGGGTCGTCGGCCAGCACGACCACATCTCGGAAGTCGTCGAAGTCCTGGGCCCCGAGGGTGGCCCTCCCTACCGCGTCCGCTTCCCGGACGGGCACGAGGCCGTGATGTCCCCCGGCCCCGACTGCGAGGTCCGGCACGTGGAGCACCAGACCCGCGACCAGTAG
- a CDS encoding GNAT family N-acetyltransferase, translating into MSEAPDLPDGYEFSADPDRVDTDRVHRWLSTDAYWATGRPRDKHERAAASSLNFGVYASASGEQVAYARVVTDRALFAWLADVYVDPSVRGKGVGTAMIGAVVDHLRPYGLTRILLSTEDAHGVYEKLGFRPLDQPEKWMLRLSG; encoded by the coding sequence ATGAGTGAAGCACCGGACCTGCCCGACGGCTACGAGTTCTCCGCCGACCCCGACCGCGTGGACACCGACCGCGTCCACCGCTGGCTGTCGACCGACGCGTACTGGGCGACCGGGCGCCCCCGCGACAAGCACGAGCGCGCCGCCGCGTCCTCGCTCAACTTCGGGGTGTACGCATCGGCCTCCGGCGAGCAGGTGGCGTACGCGCGCGTGGTCACCGACCGGGCGCTGTTCGCCTGGCTCGCCGACGTGTACGTCGACCCCTCGGTCCGCGGCAAGGGCGTCGGTACGGCGATGATCGGGGCCGTGGTCGATCACCTGCGGCCGTACGGCCTGACCCGCATCCTGCTCAGCACGGAGGACGCCCACGGGGTCTACGAGAAGCTGGGCTTCCGCCCGCTGGACCAGCCGGAGAAGTGGATGCTGCGCCTTTCCGGGTGA